A single Pseudodesulfovibrio aespoeensis Aspo-2 DNA region contains:
- a CDS encoding ATP-binding cassette domain-containing protein — MAVVSLRDIAINFTGTAVLERVSMQIEPGERVCLLGRNGEGKSTLLSIIEGVLAPDTGSVDYAKGARVAMLPQEVPKGLDGLVYDIAAQGMGETGRHLSAYHHASRLLAVASDGDQSGLVARFEHAQHALEAAGGWPAHQAIETVLSHLKLDGDAPFDSLSGGTKRRVLLARALVSQPDLLILDEPTNHLDIESINWLEDFLLRQSAAVLFVTHDRAFLRRLATRIVELDRGRLFNWDCDYATYLARKEADLEAETKQNHNFDRKLAEEEAWIRQGIKARRTRNMGRVRDLIKLREERRARRERTGSAKMVIQEAERTGKLVIEATDLCFGFGDAPLVSDFSMTIMRGDKVGLIGPNGVGKTTLLKLLLGEIKPQAGSIRHGVNLQITYFDQLRGQLNEQKSARDNVADGNDFIEIGDGRKHVMGYLKDFLFSPDRARVPVSVLSGGERNRLLLAKLFTRPSNVLVMDEPTNDLDAETLDLLEELLMDYPGTLLLVSHDRAFLNNVVTSTIAFEGQGMVAEYVGGYDDWLRQRQDRSAESARVCRPKAGTQEAPAKRKLSYKERFELERKQEALKALPVRIERLEAELGAIQARMSDADYYKTPGNTMTADQARLEAVELELKNAYSNWEELEAALEGVELD; from the coding sequence ATGGCCGTCGTCAGTCTTCGCGATATAGCAATCAATTTCACCGGCACGGCGGTGCTGGAACGGGTGTCCATGCAGATCGAGCCGGGCGAACGCGTCTGCCTGCTGGGACGCAACGGCGAGGGCAAGTCCACCCTGCTCTCCATCATCGAGGGCGTGCTGGCCCCGGACACCGGCAGCGTGGATTACGCCAAGGGCGCGCGGGTGGCCATGCTGCCCCAGGAGGTGCCCAAGGGCCTCGACGGCCTAGTCTACGACATCGCGGCCCAGGGCATGGGCGAGACCGGCAGGCATCTGAGCGCCTACCATCACGCCTCGCGCCTGCTGGCCGTCGCATCGGACGGGGATCAGTCAGGGCTGGTGGCCCGGTTCGAACACGCCCAGCATGCCCTAGAGGCAGCCGGAGGCTGGCCCGCCCATCAAGCCATCGAAACCGTGCTCTCGCACCTCAAGCTCGACGGCGACGCGCCTTTCGACTCGCTCTCCGGAGGCACCAAGCGGCGCGTCCTGCTCGCCCGCGCCCTGGTCAGCCAGCCAGACCTGCTCATCCTCGACGAGCCCACCAACCACCTGGACATCGAATCCATCAACTGGCTTGAGGATTTCCTGCTGCGCCAGAGCGCGGCAGTGCTCTTCGTCACCCATGACCGGGCGTTCCTCAGGCGGCTGGCCACACGCATCGTGGAGCTGGACCGGGGCAGACTCTTTAACTGGGACTGCGACTACGCAACCTATCTGGCGCGCAAGGAGGCAGACCTGGAGGCCGAGACCAAGCAGAACCACAACTTCGACCGCAAACTGGCCGAGGAAGAGGCGTGGATCCGCCAGGGCATCAAGGCGCGCCGGACCCGGAACATGGGCCGCGTGCGCGACCTGATCAAGCTCAGGGAGGAGCGGCGCGCCCGGCGCGAGCGCACCGGCTCGGCCAAGATGGTCATCCAGGAGGCCGAGCGCACGGGCAAGCTGGTGATCGAGGCCACGGACCTCTGCTTCGGCTTTGGCGACGCACCCCTTGTCAGCGACTTTTCCATGACCATCATGCGCGGCGACAAGGTCGGCCTGATCGGGCCCAACGGCGTGGGCAAGACCACCCTGCTCAAGCTCCTGCTGGGCGAGATCAAGCCCCAGGCCGGGTCCATCCGCCACGGCGTCAATCTCCAGATCACCTATTTCGACCAGCTTCGCGGCCAGCTCAACGAGCAGAAATCGGCCAGGGACAACGTGGCCGACGGCAACGACTTCATCGAGATCGGCGATGGCCGCAAGCACGTCATGGGCTATCTCAAGGATTTCCTCTTCTCGCCCGACCGGGCCAGGGTGCCGGTCTCGGTGCTCTCGGGCGGCGAGCGCAACAGGCTGCTGCTGGCCAAGCTCTTCACCAGGCCATCCAACGTCCTGGTCATGGACGAACCCACCAACGACCTGGACGCCGAGACCCTGGACCTGCTTGAGGAACTGCTCATGGACTATCCCGGCACCCTGCTGCTGGTCAGCCACGACCGCGCCTTCCTCAACAACGTGGTCACCTCGACCATTGCCTTCGAGGGCCAGGGCATGGTGGCCGAGTATGTGGGCGGCTATGACGACTGGCTCCGCCAACGCCAGGACAGGTCCGCCGAATCGGCCAGGGTGTGCCGCCCCAAGGCAGGAACGCAGGAAGCACCTGCAAAAAGGAAGCTGAGCTACAAGGAAAGATTCGAGCTTGAGCGGAAACAGGAAGCCCTCAAGGCCCTGCCCGTCCGCATTGAGCGGCTGGAGGCAGAGCTTGGGGCCATCCAGGCCCGGATGTCGGATGCCGACTACTACAAGACCCCCGGCAACACCATGACAGCCGATCAGGCACGGCTCGAAGCGGTTGAACTGGAGCTGAAAAATGCCTATAGCAACTGGGAAGAACTTGAAGCCGCCCTTGAGGGCGTCGAACTGGACTGA
- a CDS encoding GNAT family N-acetyltransferase, producing MDTITIRMVEPDDLTACHTIEARSFPPAEAAWTTALRTRIETYPEGYLVAELDKRVVGQINSGSTHKEDITDEEFKHLVGHDPDGENIVIFSLSVLPEYRSQGIASRLLDGFINHAREMGKSKVMLLCKHDLVPYYQRRGFMDGGLSSSTHGGASWHVMSMML from the coding sequence ATGGACACCATCACCATCCGCATGGTCGAGCCCGACGACCTGACCGCGTGCCACACCATCGAGGCGCGCTCGTTTCCGCCAGCCGAGGCGGCCTGGACCACGGCCCTGCGCACCCGCATCGAGACCTATCCCGAAGGCTATCTGGTGGCCGAGCTGGACAAGCGGGTGGTGGGCCAGATCAACAGCGGCTCAACCCACAAGGAAGACATCACGGACGAGGAGTTCAAGCATCTGGTGGGCCACGACCCGGACGGCGAGAACATCGTCATCTTCTCCCTCTCGGTGCTGCCCGAATACCGCAGCCAGGGCATCGCCAGCAGGCTGCTCGACGGCTTCATCAACCACGCCCGCGAGATGGGCAAAAGCAAGGTCATGCTCCTGTGCAAGCACGACCTCGTCCCGTACTACCAGCGGCGCGGCTTCATGGACGGCGGCCTCTCCTCCTCCACCCACGGCGGTGCCAGCTGGCATGTGATGAGCATGATGCTGTAG
- a CDS encoding proline dehydrogenase family protein, translating to MTTDISSLDPRIITRGREFFASISGESPSVFNKGWWTGKVMDWAMKNEDFKVQMFRFVDVLPYLNTSESLSRHIEEYFAGDDSNIPDVLKWGATKTKLGGGLVAKVLNMTIRSNIESMARQFIIGQTAKEAVKGIRKLRKDGFAFVIDLLGEATVSEAESAAYRDGYLEVLDAIHKELDKWPALDGGSGNADWGHAPRVNVAVKPSAFYSQSKAVDLDGTAEGMLASIEPVYRKVMEMGGFLCIDMEQLKYKEATVELYKRLRSKYPDYPHLGIVFQAYLKSVDQDVSEFLAWAREKQFPVSIRLVKGAYWDYETVMAKQNGWPVPVWTYKPESDAAYERVSKVILENSDICHFACASHNIRTIAAVMELATALKVPEERYEFQVLYGMAEPVRKGLKNVARRVRLYCPYGDLLPGMAYLVRRLLENTANESFLKQTFADETDRDRLLENPEVTLRRQLESKCKAPASQEGLGRFRNFPMVDFTLEAERTAFPAAIERVRARAGGTVPLFINGQAVETGDFLDSYNPANPAEIIGRVCQAGVDEVDRAIEAASAAYLSWRDVAPEARAAVLLRAAQYLKDNIHDFSAIQVLEVGKQWDQAHADVAEAIDFLEYYAREMIRLGKPRRMGQAPGEMSHLFYQGKGVAAVIAPWNFPLAISVGMVSAAIVSGCPVVYKPAGSSSCVGQGLVEMWKAAGLPAGVFNYTPGRGSVIGDYLVDHPSVAVIAFTGSMEIGLRIQERAAKVGPGQQQCKRVIAEMGGKNAIIIDDDADLDEAVLGVLYAAFGFQGQKCSACSRVIVLDAIYDKFVSRLTEAANSVKLGPAEDPANAMGPVVDKHAQENVLRYVRIAEQEGNVLVRREVSDELKASGCYVPLTIVDGITREHRIAQEEVFGPVLAVMRARDMSEALDIANSSRFALTGAIYSRSPANLERASREFRVGNLYLNKPSVGALVERHAFGGFKMSGVGSKSGGPDYLLQFLDPRLVCENTMRRGFAPIEEDDDWLS from the coding sequence ATGACTACAGACATTTCCTCCCTGGACCCGAGAATCATCACTCGGGGCAGGGAGTTTTTTGCGTCCATTTCCGGCGAATCTCCTTCGGTTTTCAATAAGGGGTGGTGGACCGGAAAGGTCATGGATTGGGCCATGAAAAACGAGGATTTCAAGGTCCAGATGTTCCGATTTGTTGATGTTTTGCCATACCTGAACACCTCGGAGTCCCTCTCGCGCCATATCGAAGAATATTTTGCGGGCGACGACTCCAACATCCCGGACGTGCTCAAATGGGGCGCCACCAAGACCAAGCTGGGCGGGGGGCTGGTGGCCAAGGTCCTGAACATGACCATCCGCTCGAACATCGAGTCCATGGCCCGCCAGTTCATCATCGGCCAGACGGCCAAGGAGGCGGTCAAGGGCATCCGCAAGCTGCGCAAGGACGGGTTCGCCTTTGTCATCGACCTGCTGGGCGAGGCCACGGTCAGCGAGGCGGAATCCGCCGCCTACCGCGACGGCTACCTGGAGGTGCTCGACGCCATCCACAAGGAGCTGGACAAATGGCCAGCCCTGGACGGCGGCAGCGGCAACGCGGACTGGGGCCACGCGCCCCGCGTCAACGTGGCGGTCAAACCCTCGGCCTTCTACTCCCAGTCCAAGGCCGTGGACCTCGACGGCACTGCCGAGGGCATGTTGGCCAGCATTGAGCCGGTCTACCGCAAGGTCATGGAGATGGGCGGCTTCCTGTGCATCGACATGGAGCAGCTCAAGTACAAGGAGGCCACGGTCGAGCTCTACAAGCGGCTGCGCAGCAAATATCCCGACTACCCCCACCTGGGCATCGTCTTCCAGGCCTATCTCAAGAGCGTGGACCAGGATGTCAGCGAGTTCCTGGCCTGGGCGCGTGAGAAGCAGTTCCCGGTCTCCATCCGGCTGGTCAAGGGCGCCTACTGGGACTACGAGACCGTCATGGCCAAGCAGAACGGCTGGCCCGTGCCTGTCTGGACCTACAAGCCCGAATCCGACGCCGCCTATGAGCGCGTGTCAAAGGTGATCCTCGAAAACAGCGACATCTGCCACTTTGCCTGCGCCTCGCACAACATCCGCACCATTGCGGCGGTCATGGAGCTGGCCACGGCCCTGAAGGTTCCGGAAGAGCGCTACGAGTTCCAGGTGCTCTACGGCATGGCCGAGCCGGTGCGCAAGGGGCTCAAGAACGTGGCCCGGCGCGTCCGGCTCTATTGCCCCTACGGCGACCTGCTGCCCGGCATGGCCTATCTGGTACGCCGCCTGCTTGAGAACACGGCCAACGAGTCGTTCCTCAAGCAGACCTTTGCCGACGAGACAGACCGGGATCGGCTGCTGGAGAATCCGGAGGTCACCCTGCGCCGCCAGCTGGAGAGCAAGTGCAAGGCCCCCGCCTCCCAGGAGGGCCTTGGCAGATTCCGCAACTTCCCCATGGTTGATTTCACTCTTGAGGCGGAGCGCACGGCGTTCCCGGCGGCCATCGAGCGGGTGCGGGCCAGGGCAGGGGGCACGGTGCCGCTGTTCATCAACGGTCAGGCCGTGGAGACCGGCGATTTCCTCGACTCCTACAACCCGGCCAACCCCGCCGAGATCATTGGCCGCGTCTGTCAGGCGGGCGTGGACGAGGTGGACAGGGCCATTGAGGCCGCTTCCGCCGCCTATCTCTCCTGGCGCGACGTGGCGCCCGAGGCGCGCGCCGCCGTGCTGCTGCGGGCTGCCCAGTACCTCAAGGACAACATCCACGACTTCTCGGCCATCCAGGTGCTCGAAGTGGGCAAGCAGTGGGATCAGGCCCATGCCGACGTGGCCGAGGCCATCGACTTCCTCGAATACTACGCCCGCGAGATGATCCGCCTGGGCAAGCCCCGGCGCATGGGGCAGGCTCCGGGCGAGATGAGCCATCTCTTCTACCAGGGCAAGGGCGTGGCCGCGGTCATCGCACCGTGGAACTTCCCTCTGGCCATCTCGGTGGGCATGGTCTCGGCGGCCATCGTCTCCGGCTGCCCGGTGGTCTACAAGCCCGCAGGCAGCTCGTCCTGCGTGGGCCAGGGGCTGGTGGAGATGTGGAAGGCCGCCGGGCTGCCTGCTGGCGTGTTCAACTACACGCCGGGGCGCGGATCGGTCATCGGCGACTATCTGGTGGATCACCCGTCCGTCGCGGTCATCGCCTTCACCGGCTCCATGGAGATCGGCCTGCGCATCCAGGAGCGCGCCGCCAAGGTCGGCCCCGGCCAGCAGCAGTGCAAGCGGGTCATTGCCGAGATGGGTGGCAAAAACGCCATCATCATCGATGACGACGCGGATCTCGACGAGGCCGTGCTCGGCGTGCTCTACGCGGCCTTTGGCTTTCAGGGGCAGAAATGCTCGGCCTGCTCCAGGGTCATCGTGCTCGACGCCATCTACGATAAGTTCGTCTCGCGGCTGACCGAGGCAGCCAACTCCGTCAAGCTCGGCCCGGCTGAGGATCCGGCCAACGCCATGGGTCCGGTGGTGGACAAGCACGCCCAGGAGAACGTCCTGCGCTATGTCAGGATCGCGGAGCAGGAGGGCAATGTGCTGGTCAGGCGCGAGGTCTCGGACGAACTCAAGGCCAGCGGCTGTTACGTGCCCCTGACCATCGTGGACGGCATCACCAGGGAGCACCGCATCGCCCAGGAGGAGGTTTTCGGCCCGGTCCTGGCCGTGATGCGCGCCCGCGACATGAGCGAGGCGCTCGACATCGCCAACTCCAGCCGTTTCGCCCTGACCGGGGCCATCTACTCGCGCAGCCCGGCCAACCTGGAGCGCGCCTCCCGTGAGTTCCGGGTCGGCAACCTCTACCTGAACAAGCCCAGCGTGGGCGCGCTGGTAGAGCGCCATGCCTTTGGCGGTTTCAAGATGTCCGGGGTGGGCTCCAAGTCGGGCGGCCCGGACTACCTGCTCCAGTTTCTCGACCCGCGTCTGGTCTGCGAAAACACCATGCGTCGCGGTTTTGCCCCCATCGAAGAGGACGACGACTGGCTGAGCTAG
- a CDS encoding Lrp/AsnC family transcriptional regulator, whose product MNNRKIDDLDLKILNILQEDGKVSNAEIARKVGKAPSAVLERVRKLRKSGIIKGYECIVDHKKLGRGLTAFTSIRVEEGVGATEVGEKLARLPEVLEVHYTAGRDSYLVKVRVEDTEALQATLAKFGTIGAVRDTNSTIVLTTVKESRVIPLPVNDE is encoded by the coding sequence ATGAATAACAGAAAAATTGACGACCTCGATCTTAAAATCCTGAATATCCTTCAGGAGGACGGCAAGGTCTCCAACGCGGAAATCGCCCGCAAGGTCGGCAAGGCTCCGTCTGCCGTGCTTGAGCGTGTCCGCAAGCTGCGCAAGAGCGGTATCATCAAGGGCTACGAGTGCATCGTGGACCACAAGAAGCTCGGACGCGGCCTGACCGCGTTCACGTCCATTCGCGTGGAAGAGGGCGTGGGGGCCACCGAGGTGGGCGAAAAGCTCGCCCGGCTGCCCGAGGTGCTTGAGGTCCACTACACTGCCGGGCGCGACTCGTATCTGGTCAAGGTGCGGGTGGAGGATACCGAGGCGCTCCAGGCCACCCTGGCCAAGTTCGGCACCATTGGCGCGGTTCGCGACACGAATTCGACCATCGTGTTGACCACGGTCAAGGAATCCCGCGTCATCCCGCTTCCTGTTAACGACGAATAG
- a CDS encoding ABC transporter permease translates to MPQHPLPPGHPGASVLAVTGAGQLRFEIRGRLDAPGTAHVWDEASRVASAGSGGAVEADCSGIEYMDGSGMALLLKLREVVAEAGGTLSLVNLAPRHRQLIDLTGDRPLPGWNPADSERRGLAERVGRATRDALTGIREMVEFVGEASVIITRSLLHPSRVRWKDVLLSCVHVGVDSLFIISLLGFLMGLIMSFQSAISLQRFGGEIFVPNMLGLVMFREMGPLVTAILLAARSGSAFAAEIGTMKINEELDALTTMGLSPMRFLVVPKLLSALAMVPLMTLFFNLASLVGGALVMLSLGFPLVTFTSRVFSYVHYSDFFGGMAKALVFSILVAGVGCLRGMQTRSGASAVGLSTTSAVVTGIIFIAFADGLFAVAFYYLKI, encoded by the coding sequence GTGCCACAACACCCCCTGCCGCCGGGCCACCCCGGAGCTTCCGTCCTTGCCGTGACTGGCGCAGGTCAGCTGCGTTTTGAGATCAGGGGCAGGCTCGACGCACCGGGCACGGCCCATGTCTGGGACGAGGCGAGCCGGGTGGCCAGCGCCGGATCAGGCGGCGCGGTGGAGGCGGACTGCTCCGGCATCGAGTACATGGACGGCTCGGGCATGGCCCTGCTGCTCAAGCTGCGCGAGGTGGTGGCCGAGGCGGGCGGCACCCTGTCGCTGGTCAACCTTGCCCCACGGCACCGCCAACTCATCGACCTGACCGGGGACCGCCCGCTCCCGGGCTGGAACCCGGCAGACTCGGAGCGGCGCGGGCTGGCCGAGCGCGTGGGCCGGGCGACCCGGGACGCCCTGACCGGAATCCGCGAGATGGTCGAATTCGTGGGCGAGGCCTCGGTCATCATCACCCGGTCCCTGCTCCACCCCTCCAGGGTCCGCTGGAAGGACGTGCTGCTCTCCTGCGTCCATGTGGGCGTGGATTCCCTTTTCATCATCTCCCTGCTCGGCTTTCTGATGGGGCTGATCATGTCGTTCCAGTCCGCCATCAGCCTGCAGCGGTTCGGGGGCGAGATATTCGTGCCCAACATGCTCGGGCTGGTCATGTTCCGCGAGATGGGGCCGCTGGTCACGGCCATCCTGCTGGCGGCACGCTCCGGCTCGGCCTTTGCCGCCGAGATCGGGACCATGAAGATCAACGAGGAGCTTGACGCCCTGACCACCATGGGGTTGTCGCCCATGCGCTTCCTGGTGGTGCCAAAACTCCTGTCCGCCCTGGCCATGGTCCCGCTCATGACCTTGTTCTTCAATCTGGCCAGTCTGGTGGGCGGCGCGCTGGTCATGCTTTCCCTGGGGTTCCCCCTGGTGACGTTCACCTCGCGCGTGTTCAGCTATGTCCACTATAGTGATTTCTTCGGCGGCATGGCCAAGGCCCTGGTCTTCTCGATCCTGGTGGCGGGCGTGGGCTGCCTGCGCGGCATGCAGACCCGCAGCGGGGCCAGCGCGGTGGGGCTTTCCACCACCAGCGCAGTGGTCACGGGCATCATCTTCATCGCCTTTGCCGACGGCCTCTTTGCCGTGGCTTTCTACTACCTGAAGATATGA
- a CDS encoding ABC transporter ATP-binding protein, which yields MDTTQPIISVRNLTCGYDDTAIVEDVSFDVMPGEVFVILGGSGCGKSTLLKNMIGLYTPMAGQVLIDGRDLVRASGRERDEIIRKFGVMYQMGALFGSMSLFQNVMLPLEEFTDLPREAMAMIAKSKLAMVNLEGALYKLPAAISGGMKKRAAIARAMALDPTILFLDEPGAGLDPISSAELDELILNLSRTLGITFVIVTHELESIYKTADRVIMLDKDVRSIVAQGDPRTLRDTSENIYVKRFFHRMPSPGRNGSVAAAPASE from the coding sequence ATGGACACCACCCAACCGATCATCAGCGTGCGCAACCTCACCTGCGGCTACGACGACACGGCCATTGTCGAGGATGTCAGCTTCGACGTCATGCCGGGCGAGGTCTTCGTCATCCTCGGCGGGTCGGGCTGCGGCAAGAGCACCCTGCTCAAGAACATGATCGGCCTGTACACGCCCATGGCCGGGCAGGTGCTCATCGACGGGCGCGACCTCGTGCGCGCCAGCGGACGCGAGCGCGACGAGATCATCCGGAAATTCGGCGTCATGTACCAGATGGGCGCACTGTTCGGCTCCATGTCCCTCTTTCAGAACGTCATGCTCCCCCTGGAGGAGTTTACGGACCTGCCGCGCGAGGCCATGGCCATGATCGCCAAGTCCAAGCTGGCCATGGTCAACCTGGAGGGCGCGCTCTACAAGCTGCCCGCCGCCATCAGCGGCGGCATGAAGAAGCGGGCGGCCATCGCCAGGGCCATGGCCCTTGATCCCACGATCCTCTTTCTCGACGAGCCGGGGGCCGGGCTGGACCCCATCTCGTCCGCCGAGCTTGACGAACTCATCCTCAACCTGTCACGAACTCTTGGCATCACCTTTGTCATAGTCACTCACGAGCTGGAAAGCATTTACAAAACGGCTGATCGCGTTATCATGCTCGACAAGGACGTGCGCTCCATCGTTGCCCAGGGCGACCCCAGAACCCTGCGCGACACATCCGAAAACATCTACGTCAAGCGATTCTTCCACCGCATGCCCTCACCGGGCCGAAACGGCTCCGTGGCCGCCGCCCCGGCCTCTGAATAA
- a CDS encoding MlaD family protein — translation MIRKQDYFKLGAFIIVGTTILVAVIIILGAGKFFKTTYTIETYFNESVNGLDVGSPVKLRGVNIGRVVDIDFVLNTYPGASQEERRYVYVKCEIEPDIFGEINKEKFSEAVREEVAYGLRVRPTSLGLTGQLFLNLTYDSDDNTPLLPVDWIPINNYVPSVPSTMGRIEATVTAISKTLSGISQEDLGGIIKDIKSITGAIDDFIKAEGGKEAGQKVLSILEETRMILARTNQILADPSTTRIIPQAAQAIAGINRIVTESGDEAVEAVRETRGAMASFRTASDVLAKTLTDPRMDKAMSEIAPALENIGSAARDMAAAVSKIHALANRLNALTASEEANLHAILEDTRVILENIKDISIEAKRYPSGMIFGGPPNQAKPETD, via the coding sequence ATGATCAGGAAACAGGATTACTTCAAGCTTGGCGCGTTCATCATCGTCGGCACCACCATCCTCGTGGCCGTGATCATAATCCTGGGAGCGGGCAAATTTTTCAAGACCACCTACACCATCGAGACCTATTTCAACGAGTCGGTCAACGGCCTGGATGTCGGCTCGCCGGTCAAGCTGCGCGGGGTGAACATCGGGCGGGTGGTGGATATTGACTTCGTCCTCAACACCTATCCTGGAGCGAGCCAGGAAGAACGCCGCTACGTCTACGTCAAATGCGAAATCGAGCCGGACATCTTCGGCGAAATAAACAAGGAGAAATTCAGCGAGGCGGTGCGCGAGGAGGTAGCCTACGGCCTTCGCGTCCGGCCCACTTCCCTGGGCCTGACCGGCCAGCTCTTTCTCAACCTGACCTACGACAGCGATGACAACACCCCGCTCCTGCCCGTGGACTGGATTCCCATCAACAACTACGTCCCGTCCGTGCCGAGCACCATGGGCCGCATCGAGGCGACAGTGACCGCCATCAGCAAGACCTTGAGCGGCATCAGCCAGGAAGACCTCGGCGGCATCATCAAGGACATCAAGTCCATCACCGGAGCCATCGACGATTTCATCAAGGCCGAAGGCGGCAAGGAAGCGGGCCAGAAGGTGCTCTCCATCCTTGAGGAGACCCGGATGATCCTGGCCCGCACCAACCAGATACTGGCCGACCCGTCCACCACGCGGATCATTCCCCAGGCCGCCCAGGCCATCGCGGGCATCAACCGGATCGTCACAGAATCCGGTGACGAAGCGGTGGAGGCTGTCAGGGAGACGCGGGGGGCCATGGCCAGCTTCAGAACGGCCTCAGACGTGCTGGCAAAGACCCTGACCGACCCGCGCATGGACAAGGCCATGTCCGAGATCGCCCCGGCCCTGGAAAATATCGGCAGCGCCGCCCGCGACATGGCCGCAGCGGTGTCCAAGATCCACGCCCTGGCCAACCGGCTCAACGCCCTGACCGCCAGCGAGGAAGCGAACCTCCACGCCATCCTCGAAGACACCCGTGTGATCCTGGAAAACATCAAGGATATCAGCATCGAAGCCAAGCGCTACCCATCGGGCATGATCTTCGGCGGCCCGCCGAACCAGGCCAAACCTGAAACCGATTAA
- a CDS encoding ABC-type transport auxiliary lipoprotein family protein, which translates to MKKPLLLLLVAVLALGCAACVKMGGKPLDKHYYRLAPVRAQSLPAPQDGIVLNVRRLAVSDLYNTREIIYQLADGRMESDFYNLYFITPGSMLTSELRDWLAASGRFSHIITPGSMVVPDLILEGAVNTLYGDFSSTPPAAVMSMQFFLVDESTPDNTILFSKNYTQRIPLSQPTAQELVQALTEGTRTIFTQLESDLAQAPLKR; encoded by the coding sequence ATGAAGAAACCCCTCCTCCTGCTCCTTGTCGCGGTCCTGGCCCTGGGCTGCGCCGCCTGCGTCAAGATGGGCGGCAAGCCCCTGGACAAGCACTACTACCGCCTCGCCCCGGTCCGGGCGCAGTCGCTGCCAGCGCCGCAGGACGGCATCGTGCTCAACGTCCGCAGGCTGGCCGTGTCCGATCTTTACAACACCCGCGAGATCATCTACCAGCTGGCCGACGGGCGCATGGAGTCGGATTTCTACAACCTCTATTTCATCACGCCGGGCAGCATGCTCACCTCGGAGCTGCGCGACTGGCTGGCCGCATCGGGCCGGTTCTCGCACATCATCACCCCCGGCAGCATGGTCGTGCCCGACCTGATTCTGGAAGGTGCGGTCAACACCCTGTATGGGGATTTTTCGTCCACCCCGCCGGCAGCGGTCATGTCAATGCAGTTCTTCCTGGTGGATGAATCCACCCCGGACAACACCATCCTCTTTTCGAAAAACTACACGCAGCGGATTCCCTTAAGCCAGCCCACCGCGCAGGAACTGGTCCAGGCCCTGACCGAGGGCACCCGGACCATCTTCACGCAGCTGGAGAGCGACTTGGCGCAGGCACCGCTGAAAAGGTAA
- the yjgA gene encoding ribosome biogenesis factor YjgA, whose product MSKKKPLYRPEEFDDREFGPSKSQLKRDSVELQNLGTEFAALGDKVIREAELPPELEAALLLIKALTKHEARRRHMQYVGKLMRAFDTSRIRQIVEAARQGHAIRNDSFHKLEKLRDRLVDGDDDLVQQIFEAHPDQGQRLRQLVLAARREKETDKPPASARALFKLLHALPATED is encoded by the coding sequence ATGAGCAAGAAGAAACCCCTGTACAGGCCGGAAGAATTCGACGACCGCGAATTCGGTCCGAGCAAGTCCCAGCTCAAGCGCGACAGCGTGGAACTCCAGAACCTCGGCACGGAATTCGCCGCCCTGGGCGACAAGGTGATCCGGGAGGCCGAACTCCCCCCGGAACTGGAAGCGGCCCTGCTGCTCATCAAGGCCCTGACCAAGCACGAGGCCCGGCGCAGGCACATGCAATACGTGGGCAAGCTCATGCGCGCCTTTGACACCAGCCGCATCCGCCAAATCGTCGAGGCGGCCCGGCAGGGCCACGCCATCAGGAACGACTCCTTCCACAAGCTGGAAAAACTCCGGGACAGGCTGGTGGACGGCGACGACGACCTGGTGCAGCAAATCTTCGAGGCCCATCCGGACCAAGGCCAGCGACTGCGCCAGCTTGTCCTGGCCGCGCGCCGGGAAAAAGAAACAGACAAGCCCCCGGCCTCGGCCCGCGCCCTGTTCAAACTGCTGCACGCACTGCCCGCCACCGAGGATTAG